Proteins co-encoded in one Ruegeria pomeroyi DSS-3 genomic window:
- the rpsQ gene encoding 30S ribosomal protein S17: MPKRILQGTVTSDANAQTVTVLVERRFTHPVLKKTIRKSKKYRAHDEKNAFKVGDTVRIIECAPKSKTKRWEVLEA; this comes from the coding sequence ATGCCCAAACGTATTCTGCAAGGCACCGTGACCAGCGACGCCAACGCACAGACCGTGACCGTCCTGGTGGAGCGTCGCTTCACCCATCCGGTTCTGAAGAAGACCATCCGTAAGTCCAAGAAATACCGGGCTCACGATGAAAAGAACGCTTTCAAGGTCGGCGACACTGTCCGCATCATCGAATGCGCGCCGAAATCGAAAACGAAACGCTGGGAAGTTCTGGAAGCCTAA
- the rpmC gene encoding 50S ribosomal protein L29: MNAQELRNKTPDQLREDLVTLKKEAFNLRFQQATGQLENNARIRTVRRDVARVMTVLNEKAAEAAN; this comes from the coding sequence ATGAACGCCCAGGAACTGCGTAACAAGACCCCGGATCAGCTCCGGGAAGATCTGGTCACCCTCAAGAAAGAAGCGTTCAATCTGCGCTTCCAGCAGGCAACCGGCCAACTCGAAAACAACGCCCGTATCCGCACTGTGCGCCGCGACGTCGCGCGCGTCATGACTGTGCTGAACGAAAAAGCCGCTGAAGCTGCGAACTGA
- the rplE gene encoding 50S ribosomal protein L5: MLDAANYTPRLKAQYAETIRAALKEEFGYKNDMMIPKLEKIVLNIGCGAEAVKDSKKAKSAQEDLSKIAGQKAITTTAKKSIAGFRVREDMPMGAKVTLRGERMYEFLDRLITIAMPRIRDFRGVKPSFDGRGNFAMGIKEHIVFPEIDFDKVDEVWGMDIVIATTAKTDAEAKSLLKHFNMPFNA; encoded by the coding sequence ATGCTTGATGCTGCAAACTATACCCCGCGTCTGAAAGCCCAGTACGCAGAAACCATCCGGGCCGCTCTGAAAGAAGAGTTCGGCTACAAGAACGACATGATGATCCCCAAGCTGGAGAAGATCGTTCTGAACATCGGCTGCGGCGCCGAGGCGGTGAAAGACAGCAAGAAGGCCAAATCGGCTCAGGAAGACCTGAGCAAGATTGCCGGCCAGAAAGCCATCACCACCACGGCCAAGAAGTCGATCGCCGGTTTCCGCGTTCGCGAAGACATGCCGATGGGTGCCAAGGTGACCCTGCGCGGCGAGCGTATGTATGAATTCCTCGATCGCCTGATCACCATCGCGATGCCCCGCATCCGCGACTTCCGTGGTGTGAAGCCCTCGTTCGATGGCCGTGGCAACTTTGCCATGGGTATCAAGGAACATATCGTGTTCCCGGAAATCGACTTCGACAAGGTCGATGAGGTCTGGGGCATGGACATCGTCATCGCCACCACAGCGAAAACCGACGCCGAAGCCAAGAGCCTGTTGAAGCATTTCAACATGCCCTTCAACGCCTAA
- the rplX gene encoding 50S ribosomal protein L24, with the protein MAAKLRKGDKVVVLAGKDKGKEGTITSVDPKAGKAVVDGVNIAIRHTRQTQTSQGGRLPKALPIDLSNLALLDKNGKATRVGFRMEGDKKVRFAKTTGDVIDA; encoded by the coding sequence ATGGCTGCCAAACTCCGCAAAGGCGACAAGGTCGTCGTGCTGGCCGGCAAGGACAAGGGCAAAGAGGGGACTATCACCTCGGTTGACCCGAAAGCCGGCAAGGCTGTTGTCGACGGCGTGAACATCGCCATCCGTCACACCCGCCAGACCCAAACCTCGCAAGGCGGCCGCCTGCCCAAGGCGCTGCCGATCGACCTCAGCAACCTGGCGCTGCTGGACAAGAACGGCAAGGCAACCCGCGTCGGCTTCCGCATGGAAGGTGACAAGAAGGTCCGCTTTGCCAAGACCACGGGGGACGTGATCGATGCTTGA
- a CDS encoding phage tail protein, which translates to MSKNAFTTFATAAALSLSLIAPASQARAGTDPFVGELMLAGFNFCPRGWAEANGALLAISSNTTLFSLLGTMYGGDGRTTFALPDLRGRVAIGVGTGPGLQPITQGERLGQPTTTQTIATMAPHTHLATSNASTSIHVSSDDANIQDPGNAFLGTTSTPTYTTTQPDEALANGSATTGVTTTILSTGQGLPQENHQPSLGLKYCIALFGVYPSRN; encoded by the coding sequence ATGTCGAAGAACGCATTTACCACATTCGCGACCGCCGCGGCCCTTTCATTGAGCCTGATCGCGCCCGCGTCGCAAGCCCGCGCCGGAACCGATCCGTTTGTCGGCGAGTTGATGCTTGCGGGTTTCAATTTCTGTCCGCGCGGCTGGGCCGAGGCGAACGGGGCGCTGCTGGCCATTTCGTCCAATACTACGCTGTTCTCGTTGCTGGGCACCATGTATGGTGGTGACGGACGCACCACATTCGCGCTGCCCGATCTGCGCGGGCGCGTCGCCATCGGTGTCGGCACCGGCCCCGGCTTGCAGCCCATCACACAGGGTGAAAGACTTGGCCAGCCCACCACCACCCAGACCATCGCGACGATGGCGCCGCACACCCACCTGGCCACCAGCAATGCATCGACCTCGATCCATGTGAGCAGTGACGATGCCAACATACAGGATCCCGGCAACGCGTTCCTGGGCACGACGTCCACCCCGACCTATACCACGACGCAACCCGACGAAGCCCTGGCAAACGGATCCGCGACAACCGGTGTCACCACTACGATTCTGAGCACCGGTCAGGGCCTTCCGCAGGAAAACCACCAACCGTCGCTGGGCCTGAAATACTGCATCGCATTGTTCGGCGTCTACCCGTCGCGGAACTGA
- the rplP gene encoding 50S ribosomal protein L16, producing MLQPKRTKFRKMFKGRIHGLAKGGSDLNFGTYGLKALEPERVTARQIEAARRAMTRHMKRQGRVWIRIFPDTPVTSKPTEVRMGKGKGSVDYWACKVKPGRVMFEIDGVNDEIAREALRLAAMKLPIKTRVVVREDW from the coding sequence ATGCTGCAACCAAAGCGCACTAAATTCCGCAAGATGTTCAAGGGCCGTATCCACGGTCTGGCAAAAGGCGGAAGCGACCTGAACTTCGGAACCTATGGCCTCAAGGCGCTGGAGCCCGAGCGGGTTACCGCCCGCCAGATCGAAGCCGCCCGTCGTGCCATGACGCGTCACATGAAACGTCAGGGCCGCGTCTGGATCCGGATCTTCCCGGATACGCCGGTCACCTCGAAGCCGACCGAAGTCCGTATGGGTAAAGGTAAGGGTTCGGTGGATTACTGGGCCTGCAAGGTCAAGCCCGGCCGTGTGATGTTCGAGATCGATGGCGTCAATGACGAAATCGCCCGCGAGGCCCTGCGCCTGGCCGCGATGAAGCTGCCGATCAAGACCCGCGTCGTGGTCCGCGAAGACTGGTAA
- a CDS encoding IS1380-like element ISSpo2 family transposase: protein MDHLEDAGETGAVRLGFDRRVRLEFHGSKISSDGGLLLFRELDEVLGLHDIARGVLRDTRTGHNRLHSIVGLLRQSVFGRLAGYEDVNDADRLALDPVMQQVVGGRAVDTNAASASQMGRFETKVRATAEKRAALAELSGQWIDRVHASAPPKWITLDIDSSVCPTHGAQEGTAWNGHFGCICYHPLFVFNQFGHLECCALRPGNVHSADGWEEVLKPVIARYADRHLMRFFWADAAFAIPGLYEALEAENCFYAIRMRANRILQGRIAHLLKRPVGRPPNHVRRIYGDFEYQSASWDKPRRVVAKVERHPGELFPRIGFVVTNLPMVPDWIVHFHNQRGTAEQRIKEGKQAINWTRLSCKGLAQNEVRLQLHALAYNLGVFLQGADLPEEVAEWSLTSLQTRLIKIGARVVRHARAIKFQLAEVAASGDRFRLILTAIQRLRAPPVPS, encoded by the coding sequence GTGGATCACCTTGAGGATGCAGGCGAAACGGGTGCTGTTCGGCTTGGTTTTGACCGTCGGGTGCGACTGGAATTTCATGGCTCGAAGATCAGTTCGGACGGTGGGCTGCTGTTGTTTCGGGAACTGGATGAGGTACTCGGCCTGCACGACATTGCGCGCGGTGTTTTGCGCGACACGCGAACCGGCCACAACCGTTTGCATTCTATAGTCGGGCTTTTGCGACAATCGGTCTTCGGGCGATTGGCCGGATACGAAGACGTGAATGACGCCGACCGACTGGCGCTCGATCCGGTGATGCAGCAGGTCGTTGGCGGACGAGCCGTCGATACCAATGCGGCGTCCGCGAGCCAGATGGGACGGTTCGAGACCAAAGTACGGGCAACAGCCGAAAAACGCGCTGCGCTGGCTGAGTTGTCTGGGCAGTGGATCGACCGGGTTCATGCGTCTGCCCCACCCAAATGGATCACGCTGGACATCGACAGCTCGGTCTGCCCGACCCACGGTGCGCAGGAGGGCACGGCCTGGAACGGCCATTTCGGCTGCATTTGCTATCACCCCCTGTTCGTGTTCAACCAGTTCGGCCATCTTGAATGCTGCGCTCTGCGCCCGGGCAATGTGCACAGCGCCGACGGATGGGAAGAGGTTCTGAAACCGGTCATCGCACGATACGCGGATCGTCACCTGATGCGGTTCTTCTGGGCCGATGCCGCCTTCGCCATCCCGGGCCTCTATGAGGCGCTGGAAGCAGAGAACTGCTTCTACGCCATCCGGATGCGTGCCAATCGCATTCTTCAAGGCAGGATCGCGCATCTGCTCAAACGCCCGGTGGGCCGACCGCCGAACCATGTGCGGCGCATCTACGGTGACTTTGAGTATCAGTCGGCATCATGGGACAAGCCACGGCGCGTTGTCGCCAAGGTCGAGAGGCATCCCGGCGAGTTGTTCCCGCGCATCGGTTTCGTCGTCACCAATCTGCCGATGGTCCCTGACTGGATCGTCCATTTCCATAATCAGCGTGGCACAGCCGAGCAGCGCATCAAGGAAGGCAAGCAGGCGATCAACTGGACGCGGCTGTCCTGCAAGGGCTTGGCGCAGAACGAGGTCCGGCTTCAGCTTCACGCATTGGCCTACAATCTGGGAGTCTTCCTGCAAGGCGCTGATCTGCCAGAGGAGGTGGCCGAGTGGTCGCTGACCAGCCTGCAAACCCGGCTGATCAAAATCGGGGCACGAGTCGTCCGCCATGCCCGCGCCATCAAGTTCCAACTGGCAGAGGTTGCGGCCAGTGGCGACCGGTTCCGTCTCATCCTGACGGCCATCCAACGGCTGCGTGCGCCACCGGTTCCATCATGA
- the rpsN gene encoding 30S ribosomal protein S14, with protein MAKKSMIEREKKRERLVAQYAAKRAELKEIANDESRPMEERFKARLKLAKLPRNSSATRLHNRCQLTGRPHAYYRKLKVSRIMLRELGSAGQIPGMVKSSW; from the coding sequence ATGGCTAAGAAAAGCATGATCGAACGCGAGAAGAAGCGCGAGCGTCTGGTGGCACAATATGCCGCAAAGCGCGCCGAGCTGAAAGAAATCGCAAACGACGAGAGCCGCCCGATGGAAGAGCGCTTCAAGGCGCGTCTGAAACTGGCGAAACTGCCGCGCAACAGCTCGGCAACCCGTCTTCACAACCGCTGCCAGCTTACCGGCCGTCCGCACGCTTACTATCGTAAGCTCAAGGTCAGCCGGATCATGCTGCGCGAGCTGGGGTCTGCTGGTCAGATCCCCGGCATGGTGAAATCGAGCTGGTAA
- the rpsS gene encoding 30S ribosomal protein S19 — protein sequence MSRSVWKGPFVDAYVLKKAAAVRESGRNEVIKIWSRRSTILPQFVGLTFGVYNGQKHIPVNVTEDMIGQKFGEYSPTRTYYGHAADKKAKRK from the coding sequence ATGTCTCGCTCTGTTTGGAAAGGTCCTTTCGTCGATGCTTATGTCCTTAAAAAGGCAGCAGCAGTGCGCGAATCGGGCCGTAACGAAGTCATCAAGATCTGGTCGCGCCGGTCCACCATCCTGCCCCAGTTCGTGGGTCTGACCTTTGGCGTGTACAACGGTCAGAAACACATCCCCGTCAACGTCACCGAAGACATGATCGGTCAGAAGTTCGGTGAATACTCGCCGACCCGGACCTATTACGGTCACGCGGCTGACAAAAAAGCGAAGCGGAAGTAA
- the rpsC gene encoding 30S ribosomal protein S3 produces the protein MGHKVNPIGMRLQVNRTWDSRWYADTKDYGNLLLEDLAIREFIKEECKQAGVARVIIERPHKKCRVTIHTARPGVIIGKKGADIETLRKKLANMTDSELHLNIVEVRKPEMDAQLVAESIAQQLERRVSFRRAMKRAVQNSMRMGALGIRVNVAGRLGGAEIARTEWYREGRVPLHTLRADIDYALAEASTPYGIIGIKVWIFKGEILEHDPQARDRKAQELQDGPAPRGAGGRR, from the coding sequence ATGGGACATAAAGTCAATCCGATCGGCATGCGTCTTCAGGTCAATCGCACCTGGGACAGCCGCTGGTACGCAGATACCAAGGACTATGGCAATCTGCTGCTTGAAGACCTCGCAATCCGCGAATTCATCAAGGAAGAGTGCAAGCAGGCTGGCGTTGCCCGTGTGATCATCGAGCGTCCGCACAAGAAGTGCCGCGTGACGATCCACACCGCGCGTCCGGGCGTGATCATCGGCAAAAAAGGCGCCGATATCGAGACCCTGCGCAAGAAGCTGGCGAACATGACCGACAGCGAACTGCACCTGAACATCGTCGAAGTGCGCAAGCCCGAGATGGATGCTCAGCTGGTCGCCGAGTCGATCGCACAGCAGCTGGAACGCCGCGTGTCCTTCCGCCGTGCGATGAAGCGCGCGGTGCAAAACTCGATGCGGATGGGTGCCCTGGGCATCCGTGTGAACGTCGCCGGCCGTCTGGGCGGTGCCGAGATCGCACGGACCGAGTGGTATCGCGAGGGCCGTGTGCCCCTGCACACCCTGCGTGCCGACATCGATTATGCTCTGGCCGAGGCCTCGACCCCTTACGGGATCATCGGGATCAAGGTCTGGATCTTCAAAGGCGAGATCCTCGAGCATGATCCGCAGGCGCGTGACCGCAAGGCACAGGAACTCCAGGACGGTCCGGCCCCGCGTGGCGCCGGTGGCCGCCGCTAA
- a CDS encoding Crp/Fnr family transcriptional regulator, whose translation MELDFIIEGWAGHLSYLLLVLSMLMRHMLWLRLFVIASAMAGIAFDHFWLQNPVGVFWQSLLVLVNVAELALLWRNDRRARFTVEEDRFRETLLSGLSPGRCRRLLDLGRWETLSTGTVLTREGQRPEFLTYMASGAVRIERQGRLLRLVGEGHFIGEMSMMGDGLAVATAVMQDSGRVWRIERVKLDRLRESSPAAMAAIETGVARDMRAKLAYQNTGPDTAAQPADGPAD comes from the coding sequence ATGGAACTGGATTTCATCATCGAAGGCTGGGCGGGGCATTTGTCCTATTTGCTGCTCGTGCTGTCGATGTTGATGCGCCACATGCTGTGGCTGCGGCTGTTCGTGATCGCTTCGGCGATGGCGGGCATTGCGTTCGATCATTTCTGGTTACAAAACCCGGTCGGCGTGTTCTGGCAGAGCCTTCTGGTGCTGGTGAATGTCGCCGAACTGGCGCTGCTCTGGCGCAACGACCGGCGCGCGCGGTTCACGGTTGAGGAGGATCGGTTTCGCGAGACCCTGCTCAGCGGCCTGTCCCCGGGGCGTTGCCGGCGTTTGCTGGATCTGGGCCGGTGGGAGACGCTGTCGACCGGTACGGTGCTGACACGCGAGGGGCAGCGGCCCGAGTTCCTGACCTATATGGCCTCCGGCGCGGTTCGGATCGAACGGCAGGGCCGGCTGCTGCGACTGGTGGGCGAGGGCCATTTCATCGGCGAGATGTCCATGATGGGGGATGGACTTGCGGTGGCGACGGCGGTGATGCAGGACAGCGGGCGGGTCTGGCGGATCGAGCGGGTCAAGCTCGACCGGCTGCGCGAGAGCAGCCCGGCCGCCATGGCCGCGATCGAGACCGGCGTTGCCCGCGACATGCGGGCCAAGCTGGCCTATCAGAACACCGGTCCGGACACCGCCGCTCAGCCGGCAGACGGACCTGCCGACTGA
- the rplV gene encoding 50S ribosomal protein L22, producing MGKEKNPRRVAENEAMAKLRMLRTSPQKLNLVAAMIRGKKVGQALTDLTFSNKRIAQDVKKCLQSAIANAENNHNLDVDELIVAEAWVGKNLVMKRGRPRARGRFGKIMKPFSELTITVRQVEEQA from the coding sequence ATGGGCAAGGAAAAGAACCCCCGCCGCGTGGCCGAAAACGAAGCAATGGCAAAACTGCGCATGCTTCGCACCAGCCCGCAGAAACTGAACCTGGTTGCAGCGATGATCCGCGGCAAGAAAGTTGGACAGGCCCTGACCGACCTGACTTTCTCGAACAAGCGGATCGCGCAGGACGTGAAGAAATGCCTTCAGTCCGCCATCGCCAACGCCGAAAACAACCACAACCTGGACGTGGACGAGCTGATCGTTGCGGAAGCATGGGTTGGCAAGAACCTGGTCATGAAACGCGGCCGTCCGCGGGCTCGTGGCCGGTTCGGCAAGATCATGAAGCCGTTCTCGGAGCTCACCATCACGGTGCGTCAAGTTGAGGAGCAAGCCTAA
- the rpsE gene encoding 30S ribosomal protein S5 yields MAERENRRGNRRDREEAAPEFADRLVAINRVSKTVKGGKRFGFAALVVVGDQKGRVGFGKGKAKEVPEAIRKATEQAKRQMIRVQLREGRTLHHDIEGRHGAGKVVMRAAPEGTGIIAGGPMRAVFEMLGVKDVVSKSLGSANPYNMIRATIDGLKKEQSPRSVAQRRGKKVADILPKRDEAPAAEAAEA; encoded by the coding sequence ATGGCAGAACGTGAAAACCGTCGGGGCAACCGTCGCGACCGCGAGGAAGCAGCCCCCGAATTCGCCGACCGTCTGGTCGCGATCAACCGCGTGTCGAAAACCGTCAAGGGCGGTAAGCGCTTCGGCTTCGCCGCTCTGGTGGTCGTGGGCGATCAGAAAGGCCGCGTCGGCTTTGGCAAGGGCAAGGCAAAAGAAGTGCCCGAGGCCATCCGCAAGGCAACCGAGCAGGCCAAGCGCCAGATGATCCGCGTGCAGCTGCGCGAAGGCCGCACCCTGCATCACGACATCGAAGGCCGTCACGGCGCCGGTAAGGTCGTCATGCGCGCCGCGCCCGAAGGTACCGGTATCATCGCCGGTGGTCCGATGCGTGCCGTGTTCGAAATGCTGGGTGTCAAGGACGTCGTGTCCAAGTCGCTGGGCAGCGCGAACCCCTACAACATGATCCGTGCCACCATCGACGGCCTGAAAAAAGAGCAGAGCCCGCGTTCGGTCGCACAGCGTCGTGGCAAGAAGGTCGCCGACATCCTGCCCAAGCGGGACGAAGCACCGGCTGCTGAAGCCGCTGAAGCGTAA
- the rplN gene encoding 50S ribosomal protein L14: protein MIQMQTNLDVADNSGARRVQCIKVLGGSKRKYASVGDIIVVSVKEAIPRGRVKKGDVRKAVVVRTAKEVRREDGTAIRFDRNAAVILNNNNEPVGTRIFGPVVRELRAKNFMKIISLAPEVL, encoded by the coding sequence ATGATCCAGATGCAAACCAATCTGGATGTCGCTGACAACTCCGGCGCTCGCCGAGTTCAGTGCATCAAGGTTCTGGGTGGTTCCAAGCGTAAATACGCCTCCGTCGGCGACATCATTGTCGTCTCGGTGAAGGAAGCCATCCCGCGCGGCCGCGTGAAGAAAGGTGACGTCCGCAAGGCCGTCGTCGTGCGCACCGCCAAAGAAGTCCGTCGCGAAGACGGCACCGCGATCCGCTTCGATCGCAACGCCGCCGTCATCCTGAACAACAACAACGAGCCGGTCGGTACCCGTATCTTTGGCCCGGTTGTTCGTGAACTGCGCGCGAAGAACTTCATGAAGATCATCTCGCTGGCTCCGGAGGTGCTGTAA
- the rplF gene encoding 50S ribosomal protein L6, translated as MSRIGKKPVELPSGVSAAVSGQTIEVKGPKGARSFTATDDVTITVDGNVVSITPRGMSKRARQQWGMSRTMVANLVAGVTEGFKKELEITGVGYRANAQGNTLKLNLGYSHDVDFTVPAGVTVSTPKQTEIVVEGIDQQQVGEVAAKIREWRSPEPYKGKGIRYKGEFIFRKDGKKK; from the coding sequence ATGTCTCGTATTGGTAAGAAACCGGTCGAGCTGCCCAGTGGCGTTTCCGCCGCTGTGTCGGGCCAGACCATCGAAGTGAAGGGCCCCAAGGGTGCCCGCAGCTTCACCGCCACCGACGACGTGACCATCACCGTCGACGGCAATGTGGTGAGCATCACCCCCCGTGGCATGTCCAAGCGGGCACGCCAGCAGTGGGGCATGTCGCGCACCATGGTGGCGAACCTCGTCGCAGGCGTGACCGAAGGCTTCAAGAAAGAGCTGGAGATCACCGGTGTGGGTTACCGCGCCAACGCCCAGGGCAACACGCTCAAGCTGAACCTCGGTTACAGCCACGATGTCGACTTCACCGTTCCGGCGGGCGTCACCGTGAGCACGCCGAAGCAGACCGAGATCGTTGTCGAAGGCATCGACCAGCAACAGGTTGGTGAAGTGGCTGCGAAAATCCGCGAGTGGCGTTCGCCCGAGCCGTACAAAGGCAAGGGTATCCGCTACAAGGGCGAGTTCATCTTCCGCAAAGACGGCAAGAAGAAGTAA
- a CDS encoding 2OG-Fe(II) oxygenase family protein: MSQIESLFVTRLYRARLSEHGPAIDPEEMEASCYSIAEDDEAGQEWCEENGYPGYTSYASLTDLPWRFPIFADLVTSLDAHVAAFAADLEFDLDGRKLVLEDLWINILPQGGMHSSHLHPHSVISGTTYVAMPEGASALKLEDPRSGRMMAAPTRTKTARRELQPFIYMKPDVGDVLLWESWLRHEVPMNMSEEERISVSFNYRWD; the protein is encoded by the coding sequence ATGTCCCAGATCGAATCTCTCTTTGTCACCCGTCTCTATCGTGCCCGCCTGTCCGAGCACGGTCCCGCCATCGACCCGGAGGAAATGGAGGCCTCCTGCTATTCCATCGCCGAGGATGACGAGGCCGGGCAGGAATGGTGCGAGGAAAACGGCTATCCCGGCTATACCTCCTATGCCTCGCTCACCGATCTGCCCTGGCGGTTCCCGATCTTTGCCGATCTGGTGACATCGCTTGATGCCCATGTCGCTGCCTTCGCGGCCGATCTGGAGTTCGATCTGGACGGGCGCAAACTGGTGCTGGAGGACCTCTGGATCAACATCCTGCCGCAGGGCGGCATGCATTCCAGCCACCTGCACCCGCATTCGGTGATCTCGGGCACGACCTATGTCGCCATGCCCGAGGGCGCCAGCGCGCTTAAGCTGGAAGACCCCCGCTCGGGCCGGATGATGGCGGCGCCGACGCGCACAAAGACGGCCCGGCGTGAATTGCAGCCCTTCATCTATATGAAGCCCGATGTGGGCGATGTGCTGCTGTGGGAAAGCTGGCTGCGCCACGAGGTGCCGATGAACATGTCCGAAGAGGAACGCATCTCGGTCAGCTTCAACTATCGCTGGGATTGA
- the rplR gene encoding 50S ribosomal protein L18, with protein MANSKRTLFLKRRLRVRNKLRKVNAGRLRLSVHRSNKNISAQLIDDVRGVTLAAASTMEKDLGVVGKNNVEAAKKVGAAIAERAKKAGVEEAYFDRGGFLFHGKVKALADAAREGGLKI; from the coding sequence ATGGCAAACAGCAAACGTACCCTGTTTCTGAAACGCCGCCTGCGCGTTCGGAACAAGCTTCGCAAGGTCAACGCCGGGCGCCTGCGCCTCAGCGTGCACCGCTCGAACAAGAACATCAGCGCCCAGCTGATCGACGACGTTCGTGGCGTGACCCTGGCGGCAGCCTCGACCATGGAAAAGGACCTTGGCGTTGTTGGCAAGAACAACGTCGAAGCGGCCAAGAAGGTGGGTGCGGCAATCGCCGAGCGCGCCAAGAAGGCTGGCGTCGAAGAGGCCTATTTCGATCGTGGCGGCTTCCTGTTCCACGGCAAGGTGAAGGCCCTGGCCGACGCCGCGCGTGAAGGCGGTCTGAAGATCTAA
- the rpsH gene encoding 30S ribosomal protein S8 gives MNDPIGDMLTRIRNAQLRGKSTVSTPGSKLRAWVLDVLADEGYIRGYEKSTDVNGHPTLNIELKYYEGEPVIRELKRVSKPGRRVYMGVKDIPSVRQGLGVSIVSTPKGVMSDANARSNNVGGEVLCTVF, from the coding sequence ATGAACGATCCTATCGGCGATATGCTCACCCGTATCCGCAACGCTCAGCTGCGCGGCAAAAGCACGGTCAGCACCCCCGGTTCGAAACTGCGCGCCTGGGTTCTGGATGTCCTGGCGGACGAAGGCTATATCCGCGGCTATGAGAAGTCGACGGATGTCAACGGCCACCCGACGCTGAACATCGAGCTGAAATACTACGAAGGCGAACCCGTCATTCGCGAACTGAAGCGGGTCTCCAAGCCCGGTCGTCGCGTCTATATGGGCGTCAAGGACATCCCCTCGGTCCGTCAGGGCCTGGGCGTGTCGATTGTCAGCACTCCGAAAGGTGTGATGTCGGACGCGAACGCTCGCTCCAACAATGTTGGCGGCGAAGTGCTCTGCACCGTCTTCTAA
- a CDS encoding ETC complex I subunit: protein MRARIYQPARNAMTSGMAKTRKWVLEYAPGSAREVDPLMGWTSSSDTQSQVRLRFDSKEEALDYARAHGIDAVVTEPHKRKPNLRARGYGENFATDRRGPWTH from the coding sequence ATGCGCGCACGGATCTACCAGCCCGCACGGAATGCGATGACCTCGGGCATGGCCAAGACCCGCAAATGGGTTCTGGAATACGCCCCCGGATCGGCACGCGAGGTCGATCCGCTGATGGGCTGGACCTCGTCCAGCGACACCCAGAGCCAGGTCCGGCTGCGCTTTGACAGCAAGGAAGAGGCGCTGGATTACGCCAGGGCGCACGGGATCGACGCCGTGGTCACCGAACCGCACAAGCGCAAGCCCAACCTGCGCGCGCGCGGCTATGGCGAGAATTTCGCCACCGACCGGCGCGGTCCCTGGACCCACTGA
- the rplB gene encoding 50S ribosomal protein L2 — MALKSYKPTTPGQRGLVLIDRSELWKGRPVKSLTEGLTKSGGRNNTGRITSRRRGGGAKRLYRIVDFKRNKFDVAATVERIEYDPNRTAFIALIKYEDGEQAYILAPQRLAVGDKVVASAKADIKPGNAMPFSGMPIGTIVHNIEMKPGKGGQIARAAGTYAQFVGRDGGYAQIRLSSGELRMVRQECMATVGAVSNPDNSNQNYGKAGRMRHKGIRPSVRGVAMNPIDHPHGGGEGRTSGGRTPVTPWGKDTKGTRTRNKNKASQKLIIRSRHAKKKGR; from the coding sequence ATGGCACTCAAGTCGTATAAGCCGACGACGCCGGGCCAGCGCGGGCTGGTGCTGATCGACCGTTCGGAGCTTTGGAAAGGACGTCCGGTCAAGTCTCTCACTGAGGGTCTGACCAAATCGGGCGGCCGGAACAACACCGGACGGATCACCTCGCGTCGCCGCGGTGGTGGGGCAAAACGCCTCTACCGGATCGTTGACTTCAAACGGAACAAATTCGATGTGGCGGCCACCGTCGAGCGGATCGAGTACGACCCGAACCGGACCGCATTCATCGCACTGATCAAATACGAAGACGGTGAGCAGGCCTATATCCTGGCCCCGCAGCGTCTGGCGGTCGGTGACAAGGTCGTGGCATCCGCCAAGGCCGACATCAAGCCGGGCAACGCGATGCCTTTCTCGGGCATGCCGATCGGTACCATCGTGCACAACATCGAGATGAAGCCCGGCAAGGGCGGTCAGATCGCACGTGCCGCCGGCACCTACGCCCAGTTCGTGGGCCGTGATGGCGGCTATGCTCAGATCCGTCTGAGCTCGGGCGAACTGCGCATGGTGCGTCAGGAATGCATGGCCACCGTCGGTGCCGTGTCCAACCCCGACAACAGCAACCAGAACTACGGCAAGGCCGGCCGCATGCGGCACAAGGGCATCCGCCCGTCGGTTCGCGGTGTCGCAATGAACCCGATCGACCACCCCCATGGTGGTGGTGAGGGTCGCACCTCGGGTGGCCGTACGCCGGTGACCCCGTGGGGCAAGGACACCAAGGGTACCCGTACCCGCAACAAGAACAAAGCGTCGCAAAAGCTGATCATTCGCTCGCGTCACGCCAAGAAGAAAGGGCGTTAA